In one window of Bradyrhizobium diazoefficiens DNA:
- a CDS encoding DNA-binding transcriptional regulator, translated as MITSAQLRAARILLGMDQRQFADLSGLSVPTIQRMEASESMVRGNVDSLMKLIAAFDRAGIEMIDEGAASTGKGRGVRLAVRVGLGKGLLAGGSDKAQSDGGKTPA; from the coding sequence CTTCGGCGCAACTGCGAGCGGCGAGGATTCTATTGGGGATGGATCAACGGCAGTTCGCGGACCTGTCGGGTCTCTCGGTACCTACGATCCAGCGAATGGAGGCGAGCGAATCCATGGTTAGGGGAAATGTCGATTCGCTCATGAAGTTGATCGCGGCATTCGACAGGGCGGGAATCGAGATGATCGACGAAGGTGCTGCTAGCACTGGAAAGGGCCGAGGGGTGCGCCTGGCGGTCAGGGTCGGACTAGGCAAGGGTTTGCTGGCCGGCGGTTCTGACAAGGCGCAGTCTGACGGCGGGAAGACCCCCGCATGA